In Mycobacterium stomatepiae, the following are encoded in one genomic region:
- a CDS encoding glycerate kinase family protein — MRVLVAPDCYGDSLSALEAAAAIATGWTRSRPGDQFIVAPQSDGGPGFIEVLANRIGEKRRVEVVGPLDTTVEAEWVWDPETATAYLEIAQACGLGLLGRPADPETALAAHSRGVGQLIAEALQAGARRIVVGLGGSACTDGGQGMIAELGGLEVARHQLADVELIAASDTEYPLVGPWGAARVFGPQKGADTASVAALEVRLEAWALQLEAVAGRDVSSEPGAAAAGGIGAGLLALGGRCESGAAIIAEHTHLADDLDIAELIVTGEGKLDEQSLHGKVVGSLAAAAGPLGIPVIVLAGQVGLEKTAVRTAGIMSALSMAEYAGSVGLALADAANQLMGLASQVAARLGNSGPARYR; from the coding sequence ATGCGGGTGTTGGTGGCCCCGGACTGCTACGGCGACAGTCTTTCGGCGCTGGAGGCTGCCGCCGCCATCGCGACCGGCTGGACCCGGTCCCGCCCGGGCGACCAGTTCATCGTTGCTCCGCAGTCCGACGGCGGCCCGGGTTTCATCGAGGTGCTGGCCAACCGGATCGGGGAGAAGCGGCGAGTCGAGGTCGTCGGGCCGCTGGACACCACGGTGGAGGCCGAGTGGGTCTGGGACCCGGAGACGGCGACCGCTTACCTGGAAATCGCTCAAGCCTGCGGCCTGGGACTGCTGGGCCGGCCGGCCGACCCCGAGACCGCGCTGGCGGCGCACAGCAGGGGAGTCGGACAGTTGATCGCCGAGGCGTTGCAGGCCGGGGCGAGACGGATCGTGGTCGGGCTGGGCGGCAGCGCGTGCACCGACGGCGGCCAAGGCATGATCGCCGAGCTGGGCGGCCTGGAAGTCGCCCGGCACCAGCTGGCCGATGTCGAGCTGATCGCCGCCTCGGACACCGAATATCCGCTGGTGGGGCCCTGGGGCGCGGCGCGGGTGTTCGGACCGCAGAAGGGTGCGGACACGGCGAGCGTCGCGGCGCTGGAAGTTCGCCTCGAGGCATGGGCGCTGCAACTGGAGGCGGTGGCCGGACGCGACGTGAGCTCCGAACCCGGGGCCGCCGCGGCCGGCGGCATCGGCGCAGGCCTGCTCGCGCTCGGCGGCCGCTGCGAGTCGGGCGCGGCGATCATCGCCGAGCACACGCATCTGGCCGACGACCTCGACATCGCCGAGCTGATCGTCACCGGCGAAGGCAAGCTCGACGAGCAATCCCTGCACGGGAAGGTGGTCGGTTCGCTCGCGGCGGCGGCCGGGCCACTGGGAATTCCGGTGATCGTGCTGGCCGGGCAGGTCGGGCTGGAGAAAACCGCGGTGCGGACCGCGGGCATCATGTCCGCGCTGTCGATGGCGGAGTACGCCGGCTCGGTGGGATTGGCGCTGGCCGATGCGGCAAACCAGCTGATGGGATTAGCGTCACAGGTGGCGGCGCGACTCGGGAATAGCGGTCCCGCGAGGTACCGTTGA
- a CDS encoding HesB/IscA family protein, producing the protein MTVQNESSATTTHGVILTEAAATKAKSLLDQEGRDDLALRIAVQPGGCAGLRYNLFFDDRALDGDLTADFGGVKLTVDRMSAPYVEGASIDFVDTIEKQGFTIDNPNATGSCACGDSFN; encoded by the coding sequence ATGACGGTGCAAAACGAGTCGAGCGCCACGACCACTCACGGCGTAATCCTGACCGAGGCCGCCGCCACCAAGGCGAAGTCCCTGCTGGACCAAGAGGGACGCGACGACCTGGCGCTGCGTATCGCGGTTCAGCCGGGCGGGTGCGCCGGCCTGCGCTACAACCTGTTCTTCGACGACCGTGCGCTGGACGGCGACCTGACCGCGGACTTCGGTGGTGTGAAGCTGACGGTGGACCGGATGAGTGCTCCCTACGTGGAAGGCGCGTCGATCGACTTCGTGGACACCATCGAGAAGCAGGGCTTCACCATCGACAACCCGAACGCCACGGGTTCGTGCGCCTGCGGGGACTCCTTCAACTGA
- a CDS encoding Rv0361 family membrane protein gives MGGPHSPNHPVGGDAPVPYTEPVDFPHDPPAGETPYAPGPAHEPAPGAYPGPPPPGYPKRRSTRRVIIGVLVAIALVAGMTAAIVYGVRTNGANTGAAFSEATAKAAIQGYLDALENRNTEEVARSALCGLYDGVKDRRSDQALAKLSSDAFRKQFSQVQLTSIDKIVYLSQYQAQALFTMQVSPATGGPLRGQVQGVAQLLFQRGDILVCSYVLRAGGSY, from the coding sequence ATGGGCGGTCCGCACTCGCCGAACCACCCCGTCGGCGGCGACGCACCTGTGCCCTACACCGAGCCGGTCGACTTCCCGCACGATCCCCCGGCCGGCGAGACGCCCTACGCGCCCGGGCCAGCCCACGAACCGGCGCCCGGCGCCTACCCCGGCCCGCCGCCGCCCGGCTACCCGAAGCGTCGGTCAACGCGGCGGGTGATCATCGGGGTGCTGGTGGCGATCGCCCTGGTCGCCGGGATGACGGCGGCGATCGTCTACGGCGTGCGCACCAACGGGGCCAACACCGGTGCCGCGTTCTCCGAGGCGACGGCCAAAGCGGCGATTCAGGGCTATCTGGACGCGCTGGAGAACCGCAACACCGAAGAAGTTGCCCGCAGCGCGCTCTGTGGCCTCTACGACGGCGTGAAGGACCGCAGATCCGACCAGGCGCTGGCCAAGCTGAGCAGCGACGCGTTCCGTAAACAGTTTTCGCAGGTCCAGCTGACCTCAATCGACAAGATCGTCTACCTGTCGCAGTACCAGGCGCAGGCGCTGTTCACGATGCAGGTCTCACCCGCGACCGGCGGCCCGTTGCGCGGCCAGGTCCAGGGCGTCGCGCAGCTGCTGTTTCAGCGCGGCGACATCCTGGTGTGCTCATACGTGCTGCGCGCCGGGGGCTCGTACTAG
- a CDS encoding carbohydrate kinase family protein: MTIAVTGSIATDNLMRFPGRFSEHLLAEHLQKVSLSFLVDDLVIHRGGVAGNIAFAIGVLGGDVALVGAAGDDFGEYREWLERHGVNCENVLISETAHTARFTCTTDEDMAQIASFYPGAMSEARNIKLADVVSSVGKPDLVIIGANDPDAMVVHTEECRKLGLDFAADPSQQLPRLSGEEIDKLIDGAAYLFTNDYEWELLLNKTGWSENDVLGKVGLRVTTLGAKGVDIVDRDGTTTHVGVVPENSLTDPTGVGDAFRAGFLTGRSAGLSLERSAQLGSLVAVLVLESTGTQEWTWDPAVAKTRLTDAYGDEAAAEIAAVLV; this comes from the coding sequence GTGACGATCGCGGTGACCGGTTCGATTGCGACCGACAATCTGATGCGTTTTCCTGGCCGGTTTTCCGAGCACCTGCTGGCCGAGCATCTGCAGAAGGTTTCGCTCAGCTTCCTGGTCGACGACCTGGTGATTCATCGCGGCGGCGTGGCGGGCAACATTGCCTTCGCCATCGGCGTGCTCGGCGGTGACGTCGCGCTGGTCGGTGCGGCCGGCGACGACTTCGGCGAATACCGCGAATGGCTGGAGCGCCACGGCGTGAACTGCGAGAACGTGCTGATCTCCGAGACCGCGCACACCGCCCGGTTCACCTGCACCACCGACGAGGACATGGCCCAGATAGCGTCGTTCTACCCGGGTGCGATGTCGGAGGCCCGCAACATCAAGCTCGCCGACGTCGTGTCGTCCGTCGGCAAGCCCGACCTGGTCATCATCGGGGCCAACGATCCCGACGCGATGGTGGTGCACACCGAGGAGTGCCGCAAGCTTGGCCTGGACTTCGCCGCCGACCCGTCCCAGCAGCTGCCCCGCCTGTCCGGGGAAGAGATCGACAAGCTGATCGACGGGGCCGCGTACTTGTTCACCAACGACTACGAGTGGGAGCTGCTGCTCAACAAGACCGGCTGGTCGGAGAACGACGTGCTGGGCAAGGTCGGTCTGCGGGTGACAACGCTGGGCGCCAAGGGCGTGGACATCGTCGATCGCGACGGCACGACGACGCATGTCGGCGTGGTGCCGGAGAACAGCCTCACCGACCCGACCGGCGTCGGTGACGCGTTCCGGGCCGGCTTCCTGACCGGTCGCAGCGCCGGGCTGAGTCTGGAGCGCTCGGCGCAGCTGGGCTCGCTGGTCGCCGTGCTGGTGCTGGAGTCGACCGGCACCCAGGAGTGGACGTGGGACCCCGCCGTCGCCAAGACGCGGCTGACCGATGCCTACGGCGACGAGGCGGCTGCCGAGATCGCCGCGGTGCTGGTCTAG
- the asnB gene encoding asparagine synthase (glutamine-hydrolyzing): MCGLLAFLADPAGVETDAARAGGAITRSLHLMRHRGPDEPGGLFDPDADGAVVFGFNRLSFIDIAHSHQPLRWGPPEAPDRYVLVFNGEIYNYLELRDELSARHGAAFATDGDGEAIVAGYHHWGTDVLTRLRGMFAFALWDTVTRELLCARDPFGIKPLFMATSTGGTAVASEKKCLLDLVDLVGFDTAIDSRAVQHYTVLQYVPEPETLHRGVRRLESGCYARIRPGQRPEVTRYFVPRFAAVPLTRDSEQARYDEITAVLEDSVAKHMRADVTVGAFLSGGIDSTAIAALAIRHNPRLITFTTGFEREGFSEVDVAVASAEAIGARHVTRVVNQAEFVAALPEIVWYLDEPVADPALVPLYFIAREARKHVKVVLSGEGADELFGGYTIYREPLSLKPFDYLPRPVRRSMGKMSRPLPQGMRGKSLLHRGSLTLEERYYGNARSFSDAQLRDVLAGFREEWTHTDVTAPLYAESAGWDPVARMQHIDLFTWLRGDILVKADKVTMANSLELRVPFLDPEVFAVASRLPVEAKITRTTTKYALRRALEPIVPAHVLHRPKLGFPVPIRHWLRAGELLEWAHAMVDASQAGYLVDTAAVRRMLDEHRSGVSDHSRRLWTVLILMLWHAIFVEHTVVPQISEPVYPVQL; encoded by the coding sequence GTGTGTGGACTGCTGGCCTTTCTCGCCGACCCGGCCGGCGTCGAGACGGACGCGGCGCGGGCCGGCGGCGCGATAACCCGCTCGCTGCACCTGATGCGCCACCGCGGGCCCGACGAGCCCGGTGGCCTGTTCGACCCGGACGCCGACGGAGCCGTTGTCTTCGGCTTCAACCGGCTGTCGTTCATCGATATCGCGCATTCGCATCAGCCGCTGCGCTGGGGGCCGCCCGAGGCGCCCGACCGCTATGTCCTGGTCTTCAACGGCGAGATCTACAACTACCTCGAGCTACGCGACGAACTGAGCGCGCGGCACGGCGCCGCCTTCGCCACCGACGGTGACGGCGAGGCCATCGTCGCCGGCTACCACCACTGGGGCACCGACGTGCTGACCCGGCTGCGCGGCATGTTCGCCTTCGCGCTGTGGGACACTGTGACCCGCGAATTGCTCTGCGCCCGTGACCCTTTCGGCATCAAGCCGCTGTTCATGGCGACCAGCACCGGCGGCACGGCGGTGGCCAGTGAGAAGAAGTGCCTGCTGGATCTCGTCGACCTGGTCGGGTTCGACACCGCGATCGACAGCCGCGCCGTGCAGCACTACACCGTGCTGCAGTACGTGCCCGAGCCCGAGACGCTGCATCGCGGGGTGCGCCGGCTGGAATCGGGCTGCTACGCCCGTATCCGCCCTGGACAGCGACCTGAGGTCACCCGGTACTTCGTGCCGCGGTTCGCCGCGGTGCCGCTGACCCGCGATAGCGAGCAGGCGCGCTACGACGAGATCACCGCGGTACTCGAGGACTCGGTGGCCAAGCACATGCGGGCCGACGTCACCGTCGGGGCGTTCCTGTCCGGCGGCATCGACTCCACCGCGATCGCGGCGCTGGCGATCCGGCACAACCCGCGGCTGATCACGTTCACCACCGGATTCGAGCGCGAGGGATTCTCCGAGGTCGACGTCGCGGTGGCCTCGGCCGAGGCGATCGGCGCGCGGCATGTGACGAGGGTGGTCAACCAGGCCGAGTTCGTCGCCGCCCTGCCCGAGATCGTCTGGTACCTCGACGAGCCGGTCGCCGACCCGGCGCTGGTGCCGCTGTACTTCATCGCGCGCGAAGCCCGCAAGCACGTCAAGGTGGTGCTGTCCGGCGAGGGCGCCGACGAGCTGTTCGGCGGCTACACCATCTATCGGGAACCGTTGTCGCTCAAGCCCTTTGATTATCTGCCACGGCCGGTTCGACGCTCGATGGGCAAGATGTCGCGGCCACTGCCCCAGGGGATGCGCGGCAAGAGCCTGCTGCATCGCGGGTCGCTGACCCTCGAGGAGCGTTACTACGGCAACGCCCGCAGCTTCTCGGACGCGCAGCTGCGCGACGTGCTGGCCGGGTTCCGCGAGGAGTGGACGCATACCGACGTGACGGCCCCGCTGTACGCAGAATCGGCGGGCTGGGACCCGGTGGCCCGCATGCAGCACATCGACCTGTTCACCTGGCTGCGAGGCGACATTCTGGTCAAGGCCGACAAGGTGACGATGGCCAACTCGCTGGAGCTGCGGGTGCCGTTCCTGGACCCCGAGGTGTTCGCCGTCGCGTCCCGGTTGCCCGTCGAGGCGAAGATCACCCGCACCACCACCAAGTACGCGCTGCGGCGAGCGCTGGAACCGATCGTTCCGGCGCACGTGCTGCACCGGCCCAAGCTCGGGTTCCCGGTGCCCATCCGGCATTGGCTGCGCGCCGGCGAATTGCTGGAGTGGGCGCACGCGATGGTGGACGCCTCGCAGGCCGGCTATCTCGTCGACACCGCCGCCGTGCGCCGGATGCTCGACGAACACCGAAGCGGCGTCAGCGATCACAGCCGCCGGCTGTGGACGGTGCTGATCTTGATGCTCTGGCACGCGATCTTCGTCGAGCACACCGTGGTGCCGCAGATCAGCGAGCCGGTGTACCCCGTCCAGCTCTAG
- the ctaC gene encoding aa3-type cytochrome oxidase subunit II: MTPGGQFRSQRLSQGIFQRRSPDAPRGLSRRFRPLALAATLGVLAVTLSGCSWQTVFALGWPEGITPQAHLNRELWIGAVIASLVVGVIVWGLIFWSAAFHRKKATDTELPRQFGYNMPLELVLTVTPFLIISVLFYFTVVVQEKMLHLDKNPEVVIDVTAFQWNWKFGYQKVDFKDGTLSYDGADEARKKAMVSKPEGKDEHGEERVGPVRGINTEDRTYLNFDKVETLGTPQEIPVLVLPAGKRIEFVLNSADVIHAFWVPEFLFKRDVMAYPKQNNSVNVFQVEEITKTGAFVGHCAEMCGTYHSMMNFEVRVVEPNDFKAYLQQRIDGKTNAQALQAIAQSPLAVTTHPFDTRRGELTQPVG, from the coding sequence GTGACACCCGGCGGGCAGTTCCGTTCGCAGCGTTTGTCGCAGGGCATATTTCAGCGCCGTTCGCCAGACGCACCTAGGGGTCTTTCCCGTCGTTTTCGACCGCTGGCACTGGCCGCGACGCTGGGCGTGCTGGCGGTTACCCTCAGCGGATGCAGCTGGCAGACGGTGTTTGCTCTCGGCTGGCCCGAGGGCATCACCCCGCAGGCTCACCTCAACCGGGAGCTGTGGATCGGCGCGGTGATCGCTTCGCTGGTCGTCGGTGTCATCGTGTGGGGCCTGATCTTCTGGTCGGCGGCCTTCCATCGGAAGAAGGCGACGGACACCGAACTGCCCCGGCAGTTCGGCTACAACATGCCGCTCGAACTGGTGCTGACGGTGACGCCGTTCCTGATCATCTCGGTGCTCTTCTACTTCACCGTCGTGGTGCAGGAGAAGATGCTGCACCTGGACAAGAACCCCGAGGTTGTGATCGACGTCACGGCCTTCCAGTGGAACTGGAAATTCGGCTATCAGAAGGTCGATTTCAAGGACGGCACGCTGAGCTATGACGGTGCCGATGAGGCCCGCAAGAAGGCGATGGTCTCCAAGCCCGAGGGCAAGGACGAGCACGGCGAGGAGCGCGTCGGCCCGGTGCGCGGAATCAACACCGAGGACCGGACCTACCTGAACTTCGACAAGGTCGAGACCCTCGGAACCCCGCAGGAAATTCCGGTGCTGGTGTTACCGGCCGGCAAACGCATCGAATTCGTATTGAATTCGGCCGATGTCATCCACGCTTTCTGGGTTCCGGAATTCCTCTTCAAGCGCGACGTGATGGCGTACCCCAAGCAAAACAACTCGGTCAACGTCTTCCAGGTCGAAGAGATCACCAAGACCGGGGCATTTGTCGGCCACTGCGCGGAGATGTGCGGCACGTATCACTCGATGATGAACTTCGAGGTCCGCGTCGTTGAGCCCAACGACTTCAAGGCTTATTTGCAGCAACGGATCGACGGAAAGACGAACGCCCAAGCGTTGCAGGCGATCGCTCAGTCCCCGCTAGCGGTGACCACCCATCCGTTTGACACTCGCCGCGGCGAACTGACCCAACCAGTAGGTTAG
- a CDS encoding cytochrome c oxidase subunit 4: MHIEARLFEFCAAFFVLCAVLYGVLTALYATGGEEWAGTTALALTGGLALITATFFRFVARRLDTRPEDYEGAEISDGAGELGFFAPHSWWPLMLALSGSVAAVGIALWLPWLIVAGVVFILASAAGLVFEYYVGPEKH; the protein is encoded by the coding sequence ATGCATATCGAAGCGAGGCTGTTCGAATTCTGCGCGGCGTTCTTCGTCCTGTGCGCGGTGCTCTACGGGGTACTGACCGCGCTGTACGCCACCGGCGGCGAGGAGTGGGCCGGTACCACCGCGTTGGCGCTGACTGGGGGCTTGGCACTGATCACGGCCACCTTCTTCCGCTTCGTGGCGCGTCGCCTCGATACCCGGCCCGAGGACTACGAGGGCGCTGAAATCAGCGACGGTGCAGGGGAATTGGGATTCTTCGCACCGCACAGCTGGTGGCCGCTGATGCTCGCGTTGTCGGGCTCGGTCGCCGCGGTCGGCATTGCGCTGTGGCTGCCCTGGCTGATCGTCGCGGGCGTGGTGTTTATCCTTGCTTCCGCGGCCGGACTGGTCTTTGAGTACTACGTAGGCCCCGAGAAGCACTGA
- a CDS encoding MmpS family transport accessory protein, which produces MSGPKPPGWEPDQSDSDDEFHQEPNSGTEPSDEFDEPDDELDELAAGGELEPFEDSGAIPAEQTGETDAYSRAYSAPESEHFIGGAYVPADLRLYDYESYDDSSDDDDDDDGTPRWPWVVGVAAIVAAIALVVSVSLLFARTDTNQLANPGTSTSSTPPVQDEITTTKPPPPPTTTEPPPPPPPPPTATETQTVTVTPPPPPPPPPPAPTTAPPASTSATAAPPPPPPPTTPAGPRQVTYSVTGTKAPGDIISVTYVDASGRSRTQHNVYIPWSMTVTPISQSDVGSVQASSLFRVSRLNCSITTSDGTVLSSNNTDQPQTAC; this is translated from the coding sequence ATGAGCGGGCCGAAACCCCCGGGATGGGAACCCGACCAATCCGATTCCGACGATGAGTTCCACCAGGAACCGAATTCCGGCACCGAGCCCAGCGACGAATTTGACGAGCCCGACGACGAATTGGACGAATTGGCTGCCGGCGGGGAACTCGAACCCTTCGAAGACAGCGGCGCAATACCGGCAGAGCAGACCGGCGAGACGGACGCCTATTCGCGTGCCTACTCCGCACCCGAGTCCGAGCATTTCATCGGCGGTGCGTATGTGCCTGCCGATCTGAGGCTCTACGACTACGAAAGCTACGACGACTCATCCGACGACGACGATGACGACGACGGCACCCCGCGCTGGCCGTGGGTGGTCGGCGTCGCCGCCATCGTGGCCGCGATCGCGCTGGTCGTCTCGGTGTCGCTGCTGTTCGCGCGCACCGACACCAATCAACTCGCCAATCCGGGCACCAGCACGTCGTCGACGCCGCCGGTGCAGGACGAGATCACCACGACCAAGCCGCCGCCCCCGCCGACCACCACCGAACCGCCGCCACCACCCCCACCGCCCCCGACAGCTACGGAGACCCAGACAGTGACGGTGACGCCACCGCCTCCTCCGCCACCACCACCGCCCGCGCCGACCACCGCGCCGCCGGCCAGCACGTCGGCAACCGCGGCCCCGCCTCCGCCACCACCACCGACCACCCCCGCCGGTCCGCGCCAGGTCACCTATTCGGTGACCGGAACCAAGGCGCCGGGCGACATCATCTCGGTGACCTATGTCGACGCGTCCGGCCGCTCACGCACCCAGCACAATGTCTACATCCCGTGGTCGATGACGGTCACCCCGATCTCGCAATCCGACGTCGGCTCCGTCCAGGCGTCCAGCCTTTTCCGGGTCAGCCGGCTCAATTGCTCGATCACCACCAGCGACGGAACGGTGTTGTCGTCGAACAACACCGACCAGCCGCAGACGGCTTGCTGA
- a CDS encoding DUF2561 family protein has translation MVSRYSAYRRGSDTVPPDVIDRLLLGTCAVIWLLLLGVSVAAAVALADLGRGFHSAARNAHSTPWVLYTVIIVSALIIAGAVPVLLRARRMTKAEPPIVRSTALQGRPPVRQSATRTVVERVRPQRAQTAGAAGEWSGEAVDRIFLRGAVVLSGTMGIALIAVAAATYSMAVGHDGPSWVGYGLAGAVTAAMPAIEWLYVRQLRREVAAAS, from the coding sequence ATGGTCAGCAGATACTCCGCGTATCGGCGCGGGTCCGACACCGTTCCGCCCGACGTCATCGATCGACTCCTGCTGGGCACGTGCGCCGTGATCTGGCTGCTGCTGCTGGGCGTCAGCGTGGCCGCTGCCGTCGCGCTGGCCGATCTGGGCCGGGGCTTCCACAGCGCGGCCCGCAATGCGCACAGCACGCCGTGGGTGTTGTACACCGTCATCATCGTGTCCGCGTTGATCATCGCCGGGGCCGTTCCGGTGCTGCTGCGCGCTCGCCGGATGACCAAGGCCGAGCCGCCGATCGTTCGGTCGACGGCCCTGCAGGGACGTCCACCGGTCCGGCAGTCGGCCACCCGGACCGTGGTCGAACGGGTGCGTCCGCAGCGGGCCCAGACGGCCGGCGCGGCCGGGGAGTGGTCCGGCGAGGCCGTGGACCGGATCTTTTTGCGCGGCGCTGTTGTCCTGAGCGGCACGATGGGCATCGCGCTGATTGCCGTTGCCGCCGCGACCTATTCGATGGCCGTCGGCCATGACGGTCCATCGTGGGTCGGCTACGGGCTGGCCGGTGCCGTCACCGCCGCGATGCCGGCGATCGAGTGGCTCTACGTTCGGCAGCTACGCCGCGAAGTCGCCGCGGCGAGTTAG
- a CDS encoding DUF5994 family protein, whose protein sequence is MTRPFRADPVRLSVARKLGRVIDGAWWPRADRITNELPAVVAMLTPLLGDITAINVNWQPLQRPPDINWPGPEQKRHHVMTISGEDAHANLLIIPYATNSPLALMVLRCAANLPVGAADREKSTYVTAGSILRAAEQQRAAS, encoded by the coding sequence ATGACCCGTCCGTTCCGTGCCGATCCCGTCCGGTTGTCGGTGGCGCGCAAGCTCGGGCGCGTCATCGACGGAGCCTGGTGGCCGCGCGCAGACCGCATCACCAACGAATTGCCTGCCGTTGTCGCGATGCTGACGCCCTTGTTGGGGGACATCACTGCGATCAACGTCAATTGGCAACCGCTGCAACGGCCACCCGACATCAACTGGCCGGGCCCGGAACAAAAGCGCCACCACGTCATGACCATCAGCGGCGAAGACGCTCACGCCAACCTGCTGATCATCCCGTACGCTACCAACAGCCCGCTCGCGCTGATGGTGCTGCGCTGCGCGGCCAACCTGCCGGTCGGAGCCGCCGACCGCGAGAAGTCCACGTATGTGACCGCGGGCTCGATCCTGCGGGCCGCAGAACAGCAGCGCGCCGCCAGCTGA
- the qcrB gene encoding cytochrome bc1 complex cytochrome b subunit, with amino-acid sequence MSPKLSPPKIGDVLARQGEDIDTRYHPSAAVRRQLNKVFPTHWSFLLGEIAMYSFFVLLITGVYLTLFFDPSMVDVTYNGVYQPLRGVEMSRAYQSALDISFEVRGGLFVRQIHHWAALMFSASIMVHLARIFFTGAFRRPREANWVIGSLLLILSMFEGYFGYSLPDDLLSGIGLRAALSSITLGMPVIGTWLHWALFGGDFPGTILIPRMYALHILLIPGIILALIGLHLAMVWFQKHTQFPGPGRTETNVVGVRVMPVFAVKSGAFFAAIVGVLGLMGGLLQINPIWNLGPYKPSQVSAGSQPDFYMMWTEGLARIWPPWEFYFWHHTIPAAVWVALIMGGVFGLLVVYPFLEKRFSGDKAHHNLLQRPRDVPVRTSIGAMAIAFYMLLTLCAMNDIIAFTFHISLNATTWIGRIGMVILPPLVFFISYRWCVGLQRSDRALLEHGVETGIIKRLPHGAYIELHQPLGPVDDHGHPLPLEYQGAPVPNKMNKLGSAGSPGSGSFLFADPPSEDAALREAAHASEQRALTALRERQETNGSSNGEH; translated from the coding sequence ATGAGTCCGAAGCTGAGTCCCCCGAAGATCGGTGATGTCCTGGCCCGCCAAGGCGAGGACATCGACACCCGGTATCACCCGTCGGCCGCGGTCCGCCGGCAGCTCAACAAGGTCTTCCCGACGCACTGGTCGTTCCTGCTCGGTGAGATCGCGATGTACAGCTTCTTCGTGCTGCTGATCACCGGCGTGTACCTGACGCTGTTCTTCGACCCGTCGATGGTCGACGTCACCTACAACGGCGTGTACCAGCCGCTGCGCGGCGTCGAGATGTCGCGGGCCTACCAGTCCGCGCTCGACATCTCGTTCGAGGTCCGCGGTGGCCTGTTCGTCCGCCAGATCCACCACTGGGCCGCGTTGATGTTCTCCGCCTCGATCATGGTGCACCTGGCCCGCATCTTCTTCACCGGCGCGTTCCGCCGCCCCCGCGAGGCGAACTGGGTCATCGGCTCGCTGCTGCTGATCCTGTCGATGTTCGAGGGTTACTTCGGCTACTCACTGCCCGACGACCTGCTCTCCGGTATCGGTCTGCGCGCCGCGCTCTCGTCGATCACGCTGGGCATGCCGGTCATCGGAACCTGGTTGCACTGGGCACTTTTCGGCGGCGACTTCCCCGGCACCATCCTGATCCCCCGCATGTACGCGCTGCACATCCTGTTGATTCCGGGCATCATCCTGGCCCTGATCGGGTTGCACCTGGCCATGGTGTGGTTCCAGAAGCACACCCAGTTCCCCGGCCCGGGTCGCACCGAGACCAATGTCGTCGGCGTGCGCGTGATGCCGGTGTTCGCGGTCAAGTCCGGCGCGTTCTTCGCCGCCATCGTGGGTGTGCTGGGCCTGATGGGCGGCCTGCTACAGATCAACCCGATCTGGAACCTGGGCCCCTACAAGCCTTCTCAGGTGTCGGCCGGCTCGCAGCCTGACTTCTACATGATGTGGACGGAAGGCCTGGCTCGTATCTGGCCGCCGTGGGAGTTCTACTTCTGGCACCACACCATCCCCGCGGCGGTCTGGGTGGCGCTGATCATGGGCGGCGTCTTCGGGCTGCTGGTCGTCTACCCGTTCCTGGAGAAACGGTTCAGCGGCGACAAGGCCCACCACAACCTGCTGCAGCGCCCGCGCGACGTCCCGGTGCGGACTTCGATCGGCGCGATGGCGATCGCGTTCTACATGCTGCTGACGCTGTGCGCGATGAACGACATCATCGCGTTCACGTTCCACATCTCGCTGAACGCGACGACGTGGATCGGGCGTATCGGCATGGTGATCCTGCCGCCGCTCGTCTTCTTCATCAGCTATCGATGGTGCGTTGGGCTGCAGCGCAGCGACCGCGCGCTGCTCGAGCACGGCGTCGAGACCGGCATCATCAAGCGGCTGCCGCACGGTGCCTACATCGAGCTGCACCAGCCGCTCGGCCCGGTCGACGACCACGGCCACCCGCTCCCGCTGGAGTACCAGGGGGCGCCGGTGCCCAACAAGATGAACAAGCTGGGCTCGGCCGGTTCGCCGGGTAGCGGCAGCTTCTTGTTCGCCGACCCGCCGTCCGAGGATGCGGCGTTGCGCGAGGCGGCCCACGCCTCCGAGCAGCGCGCGCTGACCGCGCTGCGGGAGCGCCAAGAGACCAACGGTTCCTCGAACGGCGAGCACTAG